A single region of the Xenopus laevis strain J_2021 chromosome 4L, Xenopus_laevis_v10.1, whole genome shotgun sequence genome encodes:
- the orc6.L gene encoding origin recognition complex subunit 6 L homeolog, with protein MDTETLKRLAPKLGITSSKIIGKAEELLRLSQLKCAGLCGQTTATSNAVMCLQLAATLLNHPIDKDYLVRLSGLNKKVYQSCLNSFESLLGVTSKMGIRDLAVQHGCMEAVNTASEILNRYESSLSQAQQEDLDLSKPLFISAALYSACRCLKLKAEKNKLLAASGVKKGIFDRLSIQLEKIGLQLCQENSVVNEQPRKRQKTLLECIEQDSGKCFVFQTSPMFS; from the exons ATGGATACTGAGACACTGAAGAGGCTGGCTCCCAAGCTAGGTATCACATCAAGCAAGATAATAGG GAAAGCAGAGGAACTGTTGCGCTTGTCCCAGCTGAAATGTGCTGGACTCTGTGGTCAGACCACAGCAACCAGTAATGCTGTCATGTGTCTCCAACTGGCAGCAACTTTGTTAAACCACCCAATTGACAAG GATTATTTAGTTAGATTGTCTGGATTAAACAAGAAGGTCTACCAGAGCTGCCTGAATTCGTTTGAATCCTTGCTTGGGGTGACCTCCAAGATGGGCATTCGGGACCTTGCAGTTCAACATGGTTGCATGGAAGCTGTGAACACTGCATCTGAAATTTTAAACCG atatgaGTCCAGCCTTTCTCAAGCACAACAAGAAGACTTGGATTTATCCAAGCctttgtttatttcagcagctctgtattcagCATGCAG gtgtCTTaaattaaaagctgaaaagaacaAGCTATTAGCTGCATCTGGAGTCAAGAAAGGAATTTTTGACCGCTTGTCTATTCAGCTAGAAAAGATTGGCTTGCAGCTCTGCC AGGAAAATTCTGTTGTGAATGAGCAgccaagaaaaaggcaaaaaaccctgTTGGAATGCATAGAACAAGATTCAGGTAAGTGTTTTGTCTTTCAAACATCTCCCATGTTCAGTTAA